Proteins encoded together in one Camelina sativa cultivar DH55 unplaced genomic scaffold, Cs unpScaffold00555, whole genome shotgun sequence window:
- the LOC109124841 gene encoding OTU domain-containing protein DDB_G0284757, with protein MGDSSSSTSWSSQKETEDDRMIALMLSEEYSKLDGAVGRRLSNLAPVPHVPRINSYIPNLNDATLDHQRLLQRLHVYGLCELKVSGDGNCQFRALSDQLYRSSDYHKQVRGEVVKQLKDNRSMYASYVPMKYKRYYKRMAKLGEWGDHITLQAAADRFAAKICLLTSFRDTCFIEITPQYQAPKRELWLSFWSEVHYNSLYDIQAAPVQQKPKRKHWLF; from the exons ATGGGGGACTCTTCGAGTTCAACCTCTTGGAGCAGTCAAAAGGAGACGGAAGATGATCGGATGATTGCTCTTATGTTATCTGAAGAGTACAGTAAACTAGATGGTGCAGTCGGCAGACGCCTCTCGAATCTTGCTCCCGTACCT CATGTTCCACGGATTAATTCTTATATTCCCAACTTAAATGATGCTACCTTGGATCATCAACGCCTTCTTCAAAG ACTTCATGTGTACGGTTTGTGTGAGTTGAAGGTCTCTGGTGATGGAAACTGCCAG TTTCGAGCACTCTCTGACCAATTATACCGATCTTCAGATTACCACAAACAAGTTAGGGGAGAAGTTGTAAAACAG CTCAAAGACAATCGCTCTATGTATGCAAGTTATGTTCCAATGAAATACAAACGATATTACAAGAGGATGGCAAA ACTTGGAGAATGGGGAGACCATATAACCCTACAAGCAGCGGCAGATAGA TTTGCAGCAAAGATATGTCTGCTGACATCCTTTAGAGACACTTGCTTCATTGAAATTACACCTCAATACCAAGCACCTAAGCGTG AGTTATGGTTAAGTTTCTGGTCAGAGGTGCATTATAACTCTTTATATGATATTCAAG CTGCTCCAGTTCAGCAGAAgccaaagagaaaacattggttGTTCTGA
- the LOC104773483 gene encoding DEAD-box ATP-dependent RNA helicase 41 produces the protein MNEEGCVPHLTDVVKQKSIDQRAPLSGEPKCVICNRYGEYICDETNDDVCSLECKETLLRRIDNATRVVDNAARVFPATDECFYVREPGSSFDDAQMLRRKLEIHVQGQGAAVPPPALTFTSCGLPPKLLLNLETAGYDFPTPIQMQAIPAALSGKSVLASADTGSGKTASFLVPIISRCTTYRSEYPSDQRCPLAMVLAPTRELCVQVEDQAKMLGKGLPFKTALVVGGDPMSGQLYRIQQGVELIIGTPGRVVDLLAKHTIEVDNIMMFVLDEVDCMLQRGFRDQVMQIFQALSQPQVLLFSATVSSEVEKVGGSLAKEIISVSIGKPNKPNKAVNQLAIWVDAKQKKQKLFEILRSQNHFNPPAVVYVSSRVGADLLANAITVVTGIKALSIHGEKPMKERRDVMGSFLGGEVPVLVSTGVLGRGVDLLVVRQVIVFDMPSTIKEYIHVIGRASRMGEKGTAILFVNEDDRNLFPDLVAALKSSGAAIPKELINLTSREMHNKKKRRVGH, from the exons ATGAACGAAGAAGGATGCGTCCCGCACCTCACTG ATGTTGTCAAACAAAAGTCTATAGATCAAAGAGCCCCTCTTTCCGGGGAGCCTAAATGTGTTATCTGCAATCGTTATGGTGAATACATTTGTGACGAGACCAACGATGACGTCTGCAGCCTCGAGTGTAAAGAAACACTCCTGAGAAGAATTGACAACGCTACTAGAGT GGTTGACAACGCTGCTAGAGTGTTTCCTGCCACAGATGAGTGCTTCTATGTTAGAGAACCAGGATCTTCTTTCGATGATGCTCAGATGCTTAGAAGGAAGCTTGAGATTCATGTCCAAGGACAAGGAGCAGCAGTCCCCCCACCTGCCTTGACTTTCACTTCATGTGGGCTTCCTCCTAAGCTTCTTCTCAACTTAGAAACCGCTGGCTATGACTTTCCCACTCCTATCCAGATGCAAGCAATTCCAGCTGCTTTAAGCGGCAAAAGTGTGCTCGCCTCAGCCGACACCGGCTCTGGGAAAACAGCTTCTTTTCTTGTTCCTATTATTTCTCGTTGTACAACATATCGCTCTGAGTATCCCTCAGACCAGAGGTGCCCCTTGGCTATGGTTTTGGCTCCAACTAGAGAGCTCTGTGTCCAAGTTGAAGATCAGGCAAAAATGCTCGGAAAGGGACTGCCATTTAAGACTGCACTCGTTGTAGGTGGTGACCCCATGTCTGGACAACTCTACCGCATTCAACAAGGTGTTGAATTGATCATTGGTACCCCAGGCCGAGTTGTGGACCTTCTAGCAAAGCACACCATTGAAGTTGATAACATCATGATGTTTGTGCTGGATGAGGTTGACTGCATGCTTCAGAGAGGCTTCAGGGATCAGGTGATGCAAATATTTCAGGCCTTGTCACAACCGCAGGTCTTGCTGTTCTCTGCAACAGTCTCGAGTGAGGTGGAGAAGGTGGGAGGGTCTCTAGCGAAGGAAATCATTTCGGTATCAATAGGTAAACCCAACAAACCTAACAAGGCTGTCAACCAATTGGCTATCTGGGTTGATGCgaagcaaaagaaacagaaactcTTTGAGATACTGAGAAGTCAAAACCATTTCAATCCCCCAGCTGTTGTTTATGTGAGTTCAAGGGTTGGTGCAGATCTCTTGGCTAATGCTATAACTGTTGTCACGGGGATAAAAGCTCTATCGATCCATGGGGAGAAGCCAATGAAGGAGAGGAGAGATGTGATGGGATCGTTTTTGGGTGGAGAGGTGCCCGTTCTTGTATCAACGGGAGTTCTAGGCAGAGGAGTTGACCTCTTGGTGGTAAGGCAGGTGATAGTGTTTGACATGCCTAGTACCATCAAGGAGTACATACATGTAATTGGTAGGGCCTCTAGGATGGGAGAGAAGGGCACTGCCATTTTGTTTGTGAATGAGGACGACAGGAACCTATTCCCTGATTTGGTTGCGGCTTTAAAAAGTAGTGGAGCAGCCATACCTAAGGAACTTATCAATTTGACATCCAGGGAAATgcacaacaagaagaagaggagggttGGGCACTGA
- the LOC109124517 gene encoding ATP-dependent DNA helicase At3g02060, chloroplastic-like produces the protein MTSLLPNPDPITIPLVFKLCSFPSPRRLFSLRLRLRLRRSSITRNSSSLPPLVVTVSSLSATAAKPTRWREKPELAESDSISLLNERIRRDLGKRETARPAMDSEEAEKYIHMVREQQERGLQKLKGFRQGTEAAGAGGFSYKVDPYSLLSGDYVVHKKVGIGRFVGIKFDVPKDSSEPLEYVFIEYADGMAKLPLKQASRLLYRYNLPNETKRPRTLSRLSDTSVWERRKTKGKVAIQKMVVDLMELYLHRLRQKRYPYPKNPIMADFTAQFPYNATPDQKQAFLDVEKDLTERETPMDRLICGDVGFGKTEVALRAIFCVVSAGKQAMVLAPTIVLAKQHYDVISERFSLYPQIKVGLLSRFQTKAEKEEHLEMIKNGHLNIIVGTHSLLGSRVVYSNLGLLVVDEEQRFGVKQKEKIASFKTSVDVLTLSATPIPRTLYLALTGFRDASLISTPPPERIPIKTHLSSYRKEKVIEAIKNELDRGGQVFYVLPRIKGLEEVMDFLEEAFPDIDIAMAHGKQYSKQLEETMERFAQGKIKILICTNIVESGLDIQNANTIIIQDVQQFGLAQLYQLRGRVGRADKEAHAYLFYPDKSLLSDQALERLSALEECRELGQGFQLAERDMGIRGFGTIFGEQQTGDVGNVGIDLFFEMLFESLSKVEELRIFSVPYNLVMIDININPRLPSEYVNYLENPMEIINEAEKAAEKDMWSLMQFTENLRRQYGKEPYSMEIILKKLYVRRMAADLGVNRIYASGKIVVMKTNMSKKVFKLITDSMTCDVYRSSLIHEGDQIMAELLLELPREQLLNWMFQCLSELHASLPALIKY, from the exons ATGACATCTTTGCTCCCAAATCCCGACCCGATTACTATACCCCTCGTCTTCAAGCTCTGCTCCTTTCCTTCGCCGCGGAGGCTCTTCTCTCTCAGGCTCAGGCTCAGGCTCAGGCGCTCCTCCATCACCCGAAACTCATCATCTCTTCCTCCGCTGGTGGTCACTGTTTCCTCTCTCTCCGCTACTGCCGCAAAACCTACCAGATGGAGAGAGAAGCCAGAGTTAGCGGAAAGCGACTCAATTTCCCTCCTCAACGAGAGGATTCGGCGTGACCTCGGCAAGAGAGAGACCGCTAGGCCAGCCATGGACTCTGAGGAGGCCGAGAAGTACATTCATATGGTCAGGGAACAACAAGAGAGGGGTTTGCAGAAGCTCAAAGGATTTAGGCAAGGTACAGAGGCTGCTGGTGCGGGTGGTTTTAGCTACAAGGTTGACCCTTACAGTCTCCTTTCCGGTGATTATGTGGTGCACAAGAAAGTAGGCATTGGGCGTTTTGTTGGGATAAAATTTGATGTCCCCAAGGATTCCTCAGAGCCCCTCGAATATGTCTTTATAGAGTATGCAGATGGCATGGCCAAGCTTCCCCTCAAACAGGCCTCACGTTTGCTCTACCGATACAATCT TCCAAATGAGACCAAACGGCCTCGGACTTTGAGTCGGCTGAGTGACACTAGTGTTTGGGAAAGAAGAAAGACCAAAGGAAAAGTAGCAATTCAGAAAATGGTCGTTGACTTGATGGAGCTATATCTTCATAGGCTTAGACAGAAGAGATATCCTTATCCAAAAAACCCCATCATGGCTGATTTTACTGCTCAATTTCCTTATAACGCTACACCCGACCAGAAGCAG GCTTTCTTGGATGTTGAGAAGGATTTGACAGAGAGAGAAACACCTATGGACCGATTGATCTGTGGAGATGTTGGGTTTGGTAAAACAGAGGTTGCTCTACGAGCCATCTTTTGTGTGGTTTCAGCTGGAAAACAAGCTATGGTTTTAGCACCGACTATTGTATTGGCGAAGCAACATTACGATGTCATCTCAGAGCGGTTTTCCTTGTATCCACAAATCAAAGTGGGCCTTTTAAGTCGGTTTCAG ACTAAAGCAGAAAAGGAGGAGCATTTGGAAATGATTAAAAATGGACATCTCAATATCATTGTGGGCACTCACTCACTTCTCGGGAGCCGTGTTGTGTACAGTAACTTAGGTCTCCTTGTGGTTGATGAGGAACAG AGATTTGGGGTCAAGCAGAAAGAAAAGATTGCATCTTTCAAAACATCGGTGGATGTGCTTACATTATCCGCAACACCCATACCAAGGACACTGTACTTAGCTTTGACTGGATTCCGGGATGCCAG TCTAATCTCCACACCGCCTCCGGAGAGGATTCCAATAAAAACCCATCTTTCGTCATACCGTAAGGAAAAGGTGATAGAAGCAATAAAAAACGAGCTGGATCGTGGTGGCCAAGTTTTCTATGTCTTGCCTCGGATTAAGG GACTAGAAGAAGTGATGGATTTTCTTGAAGAAGCATTTCCAGATATTGACATTGCTATGGCACATGGAAAG CAATACTCGAAACAACTAGAGGAAACGATGGAGAGATTTGCGCAAGGAAAGATCAAAATCCTCATATGTACTAATATTGTTGAAAGTGGACTTGATATTCAAAATGCAAATACCATAATCATTCAGGATGTTCAACAATTTGGGCTCGCTCAGTTGTACCAG TTGCGTGGAAGGGTTGGTCGGGCGGATAAAGAAGCTCATGCCTATCTATTTTATCCCGATAAATCGCTACTCTCTGATCAAGCACTG GAAAGGCTTAGCGCTCTTGAAGAATGCCGTGAACTTGGACAAGGTTTCCAACTTGCGGAGAGGGATATGGGTATAAGAGGTTTTGGGACTATCTTTGGAGAACAACAGACGGGGGATGTTGGAAATGTCGGTATCGATCTCTTCTTTGAAATGCTATTTGAGAGTCTGTCCAAG GTGGAGGAACTCCGTATTTTTTCGGTTCCATATAACCTTGTGATG ATTGACATAAATATTAATCCCAGGCTTCCCTCTGAGTATGTAAATTACCTGGAAAATCCGATGGAGATCATCAATGAAGCTGAAAAAGCAGCTGAGAAAGATATGTGGAGTCTAATGCAATTCACAGAGAACCTGCGTCGCCAATATGGGAAAGAACCTTACTCCATGGAGATCATTTTAAAGAAGCTGTATGTGAGACGCATGGCAGCTGATCTTGGAGTAAACAGAATATATGCATCAGGCAAGATAGTTGTCATGAAAACAAATATGAGTAAGAAGGTGTTCAAGCTGATCACAGATTCCATGACTTGTGACGTTTACCGAAGCTCCTTGATACACGAAGGAGATCAAATAATG GCGGAACTTCTGTTGGAGCTACCAAGAGAACAGTTACTGAACTGGATGTTCCAGTGCTTGTCAGAACTTCATGCATCACTACCTGCTCTTATCAAATATTAG